The Rhizobium sp. NLR16a genomic sequence ACAAGCCATGCTACAGGCCGGCCTTTCGTGCAATGAAGGAAATGCCCACCGTTTCGGCGCGACAGTGGGCGTTGGCTTTGGCGGCTGGGACGCTACCGAGAAGGCCTACCGCACCCTCCTATTGGGCGGCGCGACTCGCACTGAGCTATTCACTGGGGTAAAGGCAATGCCTAGCGCGGCTGCCTGTCAGGTAAGCATGAACCTCGGGCTGCGGGGGCCAGTCTTCGGTGCCACCTCTGCCTGCGCCTCGGCCAACCATGCGATCGCTTCAGCGGTAGATCAGATCAAGCTCGGTAGGGCGGACGTTATGCTAGCTGGAGGAAGCGACGCGCCACTCGTGTGGATCGTGCTTAAGGCATGGGAAGCAATGCGCGTACTCGCTCCAGATACTTGCCGGCCATTCTCGGGCGACAGGAAAGGACTAGTTTTGGGCGAGGGTGCGGGCATGGCCGTGCTGGAAAGCTATGAGCATGCCGCCGCCCGCGGTGCAACGATGCTTGCCGAGGTCGCCGGCATCGGCCTTTCCGCCGATGCCTACCACATAGCTGCACCAGCTGTGCATGGGCCGGAGGCGGCGATGCGCGCCTGCCTTGTTGATGCGGGTTTAAATGCCGAGGATGTAGACTACCTCAACGCCCATGGCACCGGCACCAAGGCCAACGATCAGATCGAAACGACGGCGATTAAGCGCGTCTTTGGTGACCATGCTCGATCGATGTCCATCTCTTCCACCAAATCCACTCACGCGCACTGCCTCGGGGCAGCAAGTGCGCTCGAAATGATAGCCTGCGTGATGGCGATCCAAGAAGGTGTCGTGCCGCCCACGGCGAACTATCGCGAACCAGACCCCGATTGTGATCTGGACATCACGCCAAATGTGCCCCGGGAGCGCAGGGTGGGCGTGGCCATGAGCAACGCCTTCGCCATGGGCGGCATGAATGCTGTCCTTGCGTTCAAGCAGGTGCAATGAAGTGAAGATCGTCACGACTAACCCTTGTAAGGCCAGCGGCACATGCTTGAAGCAGGCACCGCAATCCTGTCAAATAGTCTCGCTCTAATTCCTCGGATACTCTCGCATCTCAAATTTTCCTCCGCGCAAACCATGCTACTCCGCCGTCTCGGGGCAAAGGCTGTGGGATGAGAGGGATGCAGCCCGTCGCCCGCTCTTTCCGGCATCAGCGAGCACACACGTCTGACGAAGTGGGCTCGGCACCGCTGCTTGTTGGCATTGATGAACCTTTACGGTGACTTTGCGGCCTTCGTGGTCATCGGAGAAAGCGATCACCACGCTGATATCAATTCGAGCGCCGTGGCTTTGGCGACAGCTTCACTGGTTGTGGCGACGGTCAGCTTTCGGCGTGCCGACGCAAGATAGAGCTGCACCGCACTTACCGAAATGGACAAGCGGGCGCAGATCTGCTTTGCCATTAGGCCGCTGGCCGTCATATCGAGACATTGCAGTTCGCGGCGCGACAATTGCGGAAAACCCGCAGTTTTTCTCAGGCCCGACAGAACCATGGCCCTGTCGTGGAGATGGTGGGCGAGAAACTGGAGGTCGCGCATGCTGTCCATGCGGAACCGACGCCAGTAGGAGGCGGGCTGATTGGAGGTGATCGTAAACAGCGATCGCTCCCCGTGAGGCCCACGCACCGGCAGTGTCACGCCTTGCTGCCCGATACCGAAGGCCATCGCCTCCTTAAAGAAGTCGTGAGCCCGCCCTGAATCCCATTTTGACGCGGACCATTCCACGGGCAGAAAGCCGCGCTGTCCGAGCCGCACGACGGGATCGATGCTGAAGTAATCCCGGGCAAGATATTGCT encodes the following:
- a CDS encoding beta-ketoacyl-[acyl-carrier-protein] synthase family protein, whose amino-acid sequence is MDRRVVITGLGGLCGLGTDASSIWTEMREGRSAIGPISNSEIHELKGMIGTEIKVLPQHDIDRKQLISMDRFSLLAVLAAKQAMLQAGLSCNEGNAHRFGATVGVGFGGWDATEKAYRTLLLGGATRTELFTGVKAMPSAAACQVSMNLGLRGPVFGATSACASANHAIASAVDQIKLGRADVMLAGGSDAPLVWIVLKAWEAMRVLAPDTCRPFSGDRKGLVLGEGAGMAVLESYEHAAARGATMLAEVAGIGLSADAYHIAAPAVHGPEAAMRACLVDAGLNAEDVDYLNAHGTGTKANDQIETTAIKRVFGDHARSMSISSTKSTHAHCLGAASALEMIACVMAIQEGVVPPTANYREPDPDCDLDITPNVPRERRVGVAMSNAFAMGGMNAVLAFKQVQ
- a CDS encoding LuxR family transcriptional regulator, with translation MLSSSRFFYSLDRISASPTLEDLETTLDEVRHIYAISHMVLHVTRSSGAAANNPLLMLTYPPEWVKQYLARDYFSIDPVVRLGQRGFLPVEWSASKWDSGRAHDFFKEAMAFGIGQQGVTLPVRGPHGERSLFTITSNQPASYWRRFRMDSMRDLQFLAHHLHDRAMVLSGLRKTAGFPQLSRRELQCLDMTASGLMAKQICARLSISVSAVQLYLASARRKLTVATTSEAVAKATALELISAW